Genomic segment of Halostella limicola:
GGCGACGCGGGCGGCGCTCGTCGTCGCGCCGACGGCGGCCAGCGCCAGCGCGCCCGCCCGCTCCCCGATGCCGACCGCGCCGGCGTGGGCGACGACGTGGACGAAGACGACGTACAGCGTCGCGTAGACGAGCACCCACCCGGCGAACACGAGGCCGAACGTCCGGGAGGCGGCGACGGCGACGACCTCGTCGCGGTAGGTCGCCCAGTCGGTCGGCGGCCTCTCGGGGTAGCCGTCGGGGAACTCGGGCGTCGGGTCGACGCCGCGGCTCGGCGGGTCGTCCGCGACGAGGGCGACCGCCGCCGCCAGCAGGACCGCCGCGCCGCCGGCCAGCGCAAGCAGGGTCGTCCGCCACCCCGTCGCCCCGACGAGACGGCTGGCCGCCGGCGCGACTGCGAGCATCCCGACGCCGAGGCCGGCCGTAGCGATACCGGCCGCGAGGCCGCGCCGGCGCCCGAACCACCGCGGGACCGTCGCGTACGAGACCACGTACACCGCGCCGAGGCCGACCCCCGCGACGACGCCGTAAGAGAGCAGGAGCGCCGGCAGCGTCCGAGCGCGCGTCGCGAGGGCGGCGCCAGCGACGAAGAGGCCGGCGCCCAGCGCGAGCAGTCGCTGGACGCCGTACCGGTCGGCGAGGACGCCGATCCCCGCGGCGGCGACGTAGATCACTGCGGTCTGGACGGAGAACACCAGCGACACGTCGGCGCGGGAGAGGGCGAGGTCCGACTGGACTGGCCCCAGGAACACGCTGTAGGAGTACGAGACGCCGAAGACGACCAGCGTTCCGAGGAAGCAGCCGACGACGACCCGCCACCCGCGATAGACGCCCTCGCTCTCGGCCATCCGGCGTAACATCGATCGGGCAAGGTTTAAAGGTAGTATTGTCGACGATCGTCAAGTATGTCGAGTGATACAGGCACTGCGAACGGAGGCAACGCCATCGAACGCGCCGGGCGGCGACTCGCGGACGTCGTCGAGCGGTGGATGCCGAGCCCGTTCCTGTTCGCGATCATCCTCACGTACGTGGTGTTCGGCGTCGGCGTCGCGGTGGAGAACGTCGGCCCGTTCGAGATGGTGGAGTTCTGGGTGGACGGGTTCTGGGCGTTCCTCACGTTCGCGATGCAGATGGTGCTCATCCTGATGACCGGGTTCGTGATCGCCTATCACCCGCGGGTGAACGACGCGCTGCAGGGGCTGGCGTCGATACCGAACGACGGCAAGCAGGCCGTCGTCCTCGTCGGC
This window contains:
- a CDS encoding MFS transporter, coding for MAESEGVYRGWRVVVGCFLGTLVVFGVSYSYSVFLGPVQSDLALSRADVSLVFSVQTAVIYVAAAGIGVLADRYGVQRLLALGAGLFVAGAALATRARTLPALLLSYGVVAGVGLGAVYVVSYATVPRWFGRRRGLAAGIATAGLGVGMLAVAPAASRLVGATGWRTTLLALAGGAAVLLAAAVALVADDPPSRGVDPTPEFPDGYPERPPTDWATYRDEVVAVAASRTFGLVFAGWVLVYATLYVVFVHVVAHAGAVGIGERAGALALAAVGATTSAARVAVGWAADRLGRHRTFVACSAAMGAATLALPLVDTAVGLFAFAAVYGAAYGGNGALLSPLTTDLFGTANPNAVFGLVSLSFAVSGLVAPWAAGATFDATGSYAPAFLAAGAAGLAGSALIALAGREGA